TCAGATGGACAAACCCGTAAACTCTCCGACTTTCGCGGTCAGGTGGTAGTACTTGATTTCTGGGGTCTCCGCTGCAGTGGCTGCGTCGCTTCCATTCCTGCACAGAAACGACTGGCACAGAAATACAGAGCGCAAGGCGTTATCTTCCTGGGCATCCACACAGCGGATGGAGAAATGAGCCAGATCAAAAAGCTGAAACAGAGTGAGCAGTGGACAATCCCAACGGGAATTGATCAAGGAACCTCAATTCTGGATAGCGAGACGGGAAAGAAATATGGCGTGCAAGGATATCCGGCACTGATTGTCATCAATCCGGAAGGCCAGATCACATTTCGCAGCGATGTCAATCCTCCGGGGGATCGTGAAGCTTTCATGAAAACCCTGGCCGAAGCGAGCGGCGTGAAATGGCCGCCCGCGGAGAATGCCACTCAAGCTGAGATGATAGAAATCATGAACCAACTTCAATTTACAATACTGAGCCAGGAAATAGACCGCGTACTGAAAACGAAAAAATAAGAGTTCCTCTCATTGCGGTAGATGCGATATTCACCATCCGCTTTGAATCTCATTTGCGCGGGATCAGCGCCTCATCAGAGCCACTCGGCTGATTTTCAGATGGTTTTCTCAGTCTTTGTAACGCAGCGGACAGAACTGGATCACTGGATTTCGTAAAGTCATCAGGAGTGGTCTTTACTTTAATATCCGGTTGAACTCCCACCGTCTCAAACGGTTTTCCAGACACGTCATAAGCGATCCAGCGGGGAAGATTGACCATAATGCCCGCTCCCGCATCAATCCTCCGTGGATTACCGCTGGATCCTGCCGTCCGGTCTCCCATCGTTGTCACGGTGGGGCACTCAGCCAGCATCAGTGCAAAGGCTTCCGCGGAACTCATTGTTTTTTCGCCCTGAAGTACGATCACGGGCGCTCGGTAGTACCAGTCTTTACTGGGAGTCAAACTCCGTTTTTGCATGGAACCCAGGTCACTGTGTTGAGGTCCATTACGATATTGATGCATGGCGTAGAGACAGGGCTGATCTAAAAAGTAACCTGCCATTTTCTGCCCCAGCGGTTCGGCTCCTCCACCATTCGCACGAATATCCAGAACCAGGCCGCGCGTGTCCTGCATCTGTTTCAGAACGGATTCAAACTCCTCCGGAAGTGCCTGATTCGAGAGGTTGTCAACAGCGATATAACCAATCTTGTCTTCTGTGCGCCCCCAGCGCATGCCTTTGACCTGGTTGATTTCTCCAATCAGATGCGCTGCTGCTGCAGGACTCGCATTAAAATGCCGCTCGCGGTTGAACCCTTTCATATAGGTTCCCTCCACCTGCACAAAGACATGCAGATCTTTCAGGTGCGCGAGCATCTCACTAAGGACATCAGCCAGTTCACGATTGTTTTTCGCGCCGACTGCCTGAGGGCGATACTGGTCTCGCAACTTCTTCCAGTTGACCTCCGGTTTAATCACAAACATCGCATACTCCTGATCAAAGGAGTTCCAGACTTTGTCGAAGATAGCGGCTCCGTCCCCAGGCTTAAATGGGACCGCGACGGGCAGCGTCCGTTGGCGAAATGCATCGACATACTTTACGGTTTGTTTATCGGTGTCAAGCACATAGAAACGTCGTACTCCTTCTTTGGTTTCGAGATCGACAATGAGGGATTCTCGAAGTGGCACCATTGGCTTCCCCCCCTGATGCCAGCTTGATCGCATCTTATGTCTGGCCAGAGCAACCGCCTGTTCGATCCATTTTGAATCTCCCTGCTTTGTCACAGTGTCGGCAGGAAACAGTTCTCCCACTCGTGCCGGATGAAATCGCAACCAGAGACTGGTGACATGTTCCCCTTTGCCTGCGCCCGCTATTACAATTTCCCCTGGAGTCTCGGGAAAAACAGCCGCCCATAGCACATTCCTGCCGTGCCTGCCCAATACAACCTGAGAGGGCCCGAGTTGGATCGCGAATTTATCTGCCAATTTCAAATCAAACGAAGAGAGACTCCAGACATCCTCTTGTGTCGTCGTCGAATCGTAACTGCGAGGCTGCTTCGAATACTCCAGACTGGCAGGATACTTCGTGCCGAGATCTTCGGCAGACGCGGTCGAGATCGTCAGGAAAACCATTAGCGGCACAGCACAACAGAAGAATACGTTTCTCGCTTGAAACATCACACAATTAATAGCACGCCCGGTCATCACGCTTTCCTTCCACATCGTAGAATAAGAATTCGAGATTATTATTTCAGTGTGCCTGCGATTTCAAACTTTCATACCACACTTCAAGGGCCCGTTGTCGCGGATGCCACAGGTGGTTTGACTTGTGTATTACCAGCAAGGTAGGCAATCAGATCCGCAAGCTGCTCTTCGCTCAGTTGATCGAGTTGTCCCTCCGGCATCAGGGACAGCTTGGAAGCAGTCATCTCGTCGATCTGCTGGCGGTCGAGCACGAGCAATTCATTCTGTGTCTGTAATGACAGCTGTTTATCAGTCTTTCTGACAACGTTCCCATTCAGCACACGACCATCGGTGAGAGCAACCACTACCATTTCATAGCCTTTGGGAATCAAAGCAGAGGGGTCCACCATGTTCTCCAGTAGATAATCCATATTGGCCCGATTCGCTCCCGTCAGATCAGGACCGATCTGACCTCCGGTTCCAAACAAACGATGACATTTCGCACAGGTTTTTTCGTAAAGTGCTCGACCATGAATACGATCTGCTTTTCCCAGTCGTTCCGCCGTCAACAGGATCTTGTACTTCTCAATCTGTGCCCGTTTCTTTTCGGGAGTTTCGCGTGCCTGTCCCCAGACCTGATTCAGTTTTTCAACAACATCCTTGTCCTGAAAATTGCGTAGCTGACGCACATGAAATGCAGAGATATCCTCCTGGGGTACCTGTTTTTTATCGATGGCGGTCAGCAGCAGCAGAGCATATTCCTTACGACTGCAAACGGTATCAAGCAGAACCTGACGCCCCTCATGTTTAATACTGCGGTAGCGTCCCAGCATGCGTTGAATC
The sequence above is a segment of the Gimesia algae genome. Coding sequences within it:
- a CDS encoding S41 family peptidase → MTGRAINCVMFQARNVFFCCAVPLMVFLTISTASAEDLGTKYPASLEYSKQPRSYDSTTTQEDVWSLSSFDLKLADKFAIQLGPSQVVLGRHGRNVLWAAVFPETPGEIVIAGAGKGEHVTSLWLRFHPARVGELFPADTVTKQGDSKWIEQAVALARHKMRSSWHQGGKPMVPLRESLIVDLETKEGVRRFYVLDTDKQTVKYVDAFRQRTLPVAVPFKPGDGAAIFDKVWNSFDQEYAMFVIKPEVNWKKLRDQYRPQAVGAKNNRELADVLSEMLAHLKDLHVFVQVEGTYMKGFNRERHFNASPAAAAHLIGEINQVKGMRWGRTEDKIGYIAVDNLSNQALPEEFESVLKQMQDTRGLVLDIRANGGGAEPLGQKMAGYFLDQPCLYAMHQYRNGPQHSDLGSMQKRSLTPSKDWYYRAPVIVLQGEKTMSSAEAFALMLAECPTVTTMGDRTAGSSGNPRRIDAGAGIMVNLPRWIAYDVSGKPFETVGVQPDIKVKTTPDDFTKSSDPVLSAALQRLRKPSENQPSGSDEALIPRK